In bacterium BMS3Abin08, the sequence TATACACAGACTCTAAATATAGTTCAAGATTAAAATTTGTTTTGTGTCTTTTTCAAAAAATATTTAAGTTAGATACCTGACTTTTTAAGTATATTCTGTTTTTCTGCTCGCATGTTTACATCCCCTTCTCTGGAAAAACTTATTAATGGACAACGGCTGAACACCTTTCAATTTTTTTTAAAACTTTGCAGATTATTTGCTTTGCTGAAATGGCATTGTCAATTACTATTTCTGCATTTCGGACAGATTTTTGAATGAGACATCAAGGACCCGATCCCAGGTTCAATGTCCATCAAGCCTCTTCATCATTTTTGCTGCTGATATTCTTTAATTACTCTTCCAGACTCGCCGATCATCTTCAACTTACCATGGTCTAACCATAAAACTCTATCACAGAGATTTTTAACATCCTCCATACTATGTGAGACAAAGAGTATTGTAATTTTTCTCTTTCTGAAATCCAGCATCCTCTCTTTGCTCTTTTTCTTGAAATGGGCATCCCCGACGGCAAGGACTTCATCCACTATCAGGATATCAGGATCTACCTCTGTTGCGATGGAGAAACCCAGCCGTGCAATCATTCCAGAGGAGTAGTTCTTCAATGGTGTATTAATAAAGTCTCTTATCTCTGAGAAATCTATAATACTTTCATATTTCTCTTCAATCTCCCTTCTGGAAAAACCGAGAATCGAGGCATTGAGATAAATATTTTCTCTTCCTGTAAGCTCGTGATCGAATCCTGCACCAAGCTCGATCAGGGGGGCTATCTTTCCATTAACGACCCTAACCCCCTCTGAGGGTTTCATAACACCGGATATAATCTTCAGAAGTGTGCTCTTTCCAGCCCCGTTATGACCGATGACGCCTAATGCTTCTCCTTCTCTAACATCGAGTGTTATCCCTTTTAATGCCCAGAGTATCTCGACATCTATCCTCTTCCCTCTTAAATAATTAATGACGTGTTCCTGAAACGTCTTGGGACGTTCCCTTATGAGTCTGTATTTAACCGATATATCCTGAAGTTTTATCATGGATTTTCTATTCAGCCACGGATTTACCCCGGTTAAATACTCTCAAGTTTAACGGGGCAGGCGCTGATCGCTGATATTTTTTCTTTTATTGTGACTACTCAGCCCTATAATCCCCCCTTTAGCAAAGGGGGGCGAGGGGGGATTTGGAGAATGTTGAATTAGTAAAATCCCCCTTAATCCCCCTTTTCCAAAGGGGGAGACCTGAGTAGTTACGACAGATTCAAGAAATCCATCACCAAGTTCGTTATAAACTTCATAAAAACTTTTAAGAATAATATCTGTGGTCTCTTTGTATATAACTTTATCTGTGTCCATCTGTGTGAATCCGCGGCTAAATTGTTTGTATTTAGATCATAGATAAAATATTATCCTGTCTCTGCTCTTATAATAAATAGTCCAGCCTATCGAGAAAGATAGCAAAGCAAAAAACAAACCAAGTACAAAGTGTTCCGTCTTTGGTATTGTACTGTCATATAAGCACGCCCTGAAGAGAGATATATAATGATAAACAGGGTTAAAGGACATAAGAGTCTGGAACCTCCCCGGCAGAATGGAGACAGGATAAAATATCACAGACAGATACATCCATGCCATTAACAGCACATCATAAATATATGTAACGTCATGGAAGAAAACAGCAAGGGTGGCAATCATGAGGGATATACCGAGAGAGAAGATAAAGATAAGGCCGACAACCAAGGGGATAAACACAACATCGCCGGACAGGGCGGTTCCTGAGAAAACAATAAGCAGGAATAGAGGTGCAAGGGAGAATATAAAATGCACCAAAGAAGAGACAACTACCGATATCGGGAAGATTGATTTAGGCAGATAAATCTTGCTAATAAGGTTGCGATTTTGGACAAATGCCAATGACGCAACCTTCGTAGCCTGAGCAAAAAGCTGCCACATGGTAATGCCTGATATGACATATGCCGTGTAGTTCCCAACAGTCCTGCCAAACAGGCCTGCAAAAACAACATAAAAAACTATCATCATCAAAAGAGGGTCAAGCATTACCCAGAGGAAACCAAGCGCTGATCTTTTATACCTCTTTTTAATGTCACGTATTACAAGATTCCTTAAGAGCTCCCTGTATGAATAAATCTCTTTAAACTCCGAAAGTAATGGCATATCACTTTATATATATATAAACTATTTTAATATTAACGTTATTACCCGTGATCGAATACCCTGTAGCAGAGACCGCAGGGCGTCTAAAAGCTCCCCTCCCTTGATAGGCGGGGATAAAGGGGAGGAATGATAAATCATAATCACCCCCACCCTAACCCTCCCCCCTCAAGGGGGAGGGAACTTAAAAAGGAAATGCGGCAGAGACCGCATGGTGTAAAATTTATTAAAATCAAATCCCGGCATGACAGATCATTATACCCTATAGCCATATCTATAGTGAAGCGCCTCGCCTACAAGGCGGGGCTTCCGGGCAGGGAATAATTTTTTTGTTTCCTTCGTAAAAAAGTTAAAAACACTTGATCAGTCTGTCATTGCGGTTTGTCCTGTCATTCCGGCTTGTCCGGAATCGTTTCTACAGTATCCTCGTATAAATCACTAAATGTCGGTTTGCTTTGTCTAATAAGGGTCTGTGTATAAATTACAATGCACTTTGCCGAAAGCCTTGGCCTTTGGTCGGGGAACTTGACAGTCATTAGTCATTCCCGCAATCCCGAACGCATTCGGGATTCCGGAATCCTTCTTAAAGACAGATTCCGGACAAGCCGGAATGACGGAAAAACAACCGCTCTGCGCTTTGAACGATTCCGGACAAGCCGGAATGACATTGTGCGTTGTGGTTAATGTTAATGGATTCGTTAAAAATCTGAAAAAGTGTTTTTTTGTCATTCCCGTGGAAACGGGAATCCAGTCTTTTCAGATAGTTACACGCTTCCTGGATTCCCGCTTTCGCGGGAATGACGACTTTTTACGAGAATATCATCAATGTTAAGTTGAATTTTAAGCCTGTCTTCAACTAAAACACGAAAGAACCATTTTTTTATAGCTGCCTTTCCATCCCCGCTCACAGAGCGCAGAGCGGGGCATTCAAGCGGCATCCTCGTAAAAGCAAAAACAAGTTGATACCCCCTCACCCACTGAACCGTTTTTCTCTGTTCCTGAGACGTGTCAACAAAGCTTCTTCGGGCATTTCCATCGGTCATACCCTCGTTCCATATGCAGTGCTATGGTGGTATATAGTATAATAAATTAAACCAGTTACACTCCGGAATTGAACTGTTTCCGGGATCCGGCAATAAGCAGCACTGCCTATCGCTGGATTTGGGTATTATATGGTTGCCCGGTACTACGGCATAGGTGTTTCACTCATTGTAAAAGGAGTCGCTCAACTCAGGTGAAAGAGATTATGGATATATCCGTTCCGACCCACTGGGTACAGCAGAAAGAACAATCATCCCTTGGAGTGCAAAGTGGATAAGCAACTGAGCCTGAGTCTTGGTTATTCCCCGTGTCCAAACGACACATTCAGCTTTTATGCCCTCACTCATGGGAAGATCCCATCCGGTACCGTATCTTTCAGGGAAACCCTCAATGATGTGGAAGCCCTTAACCGGATGGCCATGAGGGGGACACTCGACATAACCAAGGTCTCCTATCATGCAGCCGGTCTCCTCCTTGATAGATACTGTCTGTTACGGTCAGGCAGCGCCCTCGGCAGGGGATGCGGTCCCCTTCTCATTGCCAGGGAAGCCGTAGAGACAGACACCCTCAGGGGAAAGAGGATCGCCATCCCCGGGAGGCTCACAACAGCCTTCCTCCTTCTCAGTCTTTTTGACAGAGGGCTTACTGAAAACGTCATACCCATGACCTTTGACAGGGTTATGGAAGAGGTAGAGAGAGGCAATGCCGATGCCGGTTTGATTATCCATGAAGGGAGGTTCACTTTCCGCTCCCGCGGACTTGTCGAGTTGATGGACCTCGGGCAGTGGTGGGAAGAGACTTCGGGTCTCCCCATCCCCCTTGGTGGCATGGCTGCCAGAAGGACTCTTGGCCCAGAGGTACTGAATGAGACAGGGAAAATGATCAGAGAGAGCATCCTCTATGCACATAAAAACCCGGAAGAGACAATGGGGTATATAAGAAGCCATGCCCGGGAGATGGACAGGGACGTGATAATGGATCATATCGGCCTTTACGTGAATAACTTCAGTATAGATATGGGAGAGGATGGGAAAACGGCTGTTAAGGAATTGATATCCCGGGCAGTGGCAGCAGGGCTTTTTCCTGAAACGGACATGCCCATCTTCTGCGATGAAGCACGCTGAGACTGAGTCCGTGGATATCATCAGGTTAATATTGACAAACTCGTAAAAAGTCGGAAATAACATGTTATGTCATTCTGAACTTGTTTCAGAATCTCGAAAAATCAACGTGTTATGAGACCCTGAAACAAGTTCAGGGTGACAGTTAAAGACTTTTTACGAATTCATCAATATTAACCCGGCAACTATTCAGAGAGACTGACATCCAGTAAAATTGCGGGTTTAGCTATCAAATAACCTCTGTATTTAGATGCCGGTTTAATAATAAAGGCTCTTTCGGCAACTGTGTGGAAAAATGAACATTCCCGCCGCCCCGATATTTCGGGACGGGGTATCTTAAAGTCTCCCCTCCCTTGATGGGAGGGGATTAAGGGGAGGGTGAAATCAGCATCTTAATCACCCCCACCCTCACCCTCCCCCCTCAAGGGGGAGGGATGTATAAGGAAACCCCTCAGCCCCGATATCTCGGGGTGGGGTATTTGTAAACTTAATAAATAAACTACAGACACTGAAAAAAGACAAGCAGGTTACCCGGTGTCTACCCGAATAACTTCGGGGTGTTTAATTTCCCACAGAAAAGTCAGAGAGCCAAATTGATGGACTCGTAAAAAGCCCATAGTACCGTTTTATGACGCCGTCAAATTGATTTGGCAAGGAGAGTCATAATGTGGTTTCAGGAAGCTGAAAGGATTTATCTGGTTCCCATTGGAAAGATCCAGTGGTGGCTCCTTGAAGAAACAAAGGACCCCCTGCAGGAACTATTCGGAAAGGAAGTCTTCATTCACAACGGGATTGACTTTCCATATGAACTTGTCAGCAGGGATCGAGAGCAGCTTCATTCAACACGCCTTATAGAGACACTCGTCGGGCTCGGCCTAAGAGGACTCGTCCTCGGGATAACAGACTACGACCTCTATGTGCCGGGGTTGAACTTTGTCTTCGGTGAGGCTGACCCCATTGAAGGGACGGGTGTAATCTCCGTTAAAAGGCTCAAGAAGCAGTTCCAGGAGGACGATGTTGATCAAGGGGTCCTTATTGAAAGGACAATTAAAGAGGCAGTCCATGAAATGGGACACCTCTTTGGCCTCAAGCACTGTCCTGCATCTCACTGCGCCATGCACTTTTCAGATACGGTAGAGGATACCGACGGAAAAGAGAAGGCATTCTGTGAGGCATGCAACATGACTTTGGCTCAAATCATAAAAGACTCCGGGTCTTAACTTAGTTGACGAATCGGCACCCTTCATAAAATGAACCTCCCCGTCCCGATATTTCGGGACGGGGTATCTTAAAGTCTCCCCTCCCTTGATGGGAGGGGATTAAGGGGAGGGTGAAAACAGCATCTTAATCACGCCCACATCTGAATCACCCCCCATATTAATCACCCCCACCCTCGCCCTCCCCCCTCAAGGGGGAGGGATGTATAAGGAAACCCCTCAGCCCCGATATTTCGGGGTGGGGTATTGAAAACTTAATATAAGGAGGTAACTTATGGAGGATCTTCAGCACTCTGAAACGTGGCGTGTATTCAGGATCCAGTCTGAACTTGTTGAGGGATTTGAGACGCTTCACAACCTGGGGCCTGCCGTTTCGGTCTTCGGGAGTTCACGCCTTGGCCCCGGAACCTATTACTATGAAAAGGCGGTTGAACTCGGAAGGATGTTATCCGAGGACGGGTTTGCCGTGATCACCGGCGGCGGTCCCGGAATCATGGAGGGTGCCAACAAAGGTGCGAAGATGGGAAAAGGGAAATCAGTAGGTCTGAATATTGAGATCCCCCGTGAACAGATCCCCAACGAACACCAGGACATCTCTCTCCATTTCAGGTACTTCTTCATCAGGAAACTTATGTTTGTGAAGTATGCCATAGCCTTTATTATCTTCCCCGGGGGCTTCGGCACCCTTGACGAGACCTTTGAGGCACTGACCCTTGCCCAGACAAAAAAGATCGGGCCCTTTCCCATAATTCTCTTTGGACGGGAGTACTGGGAGGGTCTGATTGCCTGGTTCCGGGAGGAACCCCTCTCCCATGGAACACTCTCGGAGGAGGACCTGTCAAACTTCGCCCTTATCGATAATCTGGATGAGATTTCCGCCCTGATGAACAGGCACCGCAGGACCTGTGATACCCGTAGTCCATCGTATGACATTGAAGGTGGTGATTCAGTGCAAAATCCTCCCTGGAAGGCTCCCGGTTAACCCTGATTCATAGACCACAGGGATCCCGTTTACAAAGAGATAAACAACCCCTTCGGGCCTGCTGAAGGGATCCTGATAGCTTGCATTGTCTGAAATTACGTTATAATCAAAGACGGCAACATCCGCAAAATATCCCTCCCTGATAAGCCCTCTCAGGTAAAGCCCGAAGGTTCCGGCGGGAAGACCGGTCAGCCTCCGTATAGCCTCAGGAAGTGGGAGCAGCGCATCATCTCTCACGTATCTACCGAGGAATCTCGGGAAAGAGCCCACACCCCTTGGATGGGGCTTACCATGTCTGGTGATACCTGAAAAGGAGCGGACAGAACTGTCTGAACCGATCATGGCATTGGGAAGGCATAGTATCTTCCTGAGGTTTTCTTCGGACATGGAGAAAAAAACAGCTCCAACACGAAGACGTTCTTCGATCAGGAGGCCCATCACCAGATCAACCGGAGCAACACCCCTCATCTCCGATATCAGGGAGACGCTTTTCCCCTCCATCCAGCGATTTTCCTCTCTGCCAAGGGACGCAATAATAATACCCCTCCAGTAGTTATCATCGTATGATTTCAGAAATCCCCTGATCCGTTCAGCCGCACCTCCTTCCCTTAGCTTTCTCAAGGTCTCTTCAGCACCGCCGTCATGGGCCCATCCCGGAAGGAGACTGTCAAGACCGGTGCCCGAGGCAACGTAAGGATAGCGGTCACAGGTAAGAGGAACCCCCGCCGAAAGGGATTCCCCGATAAGCCCGATCAGGCCCTCTATCTTCCCCCAGTTTTTCTCCCCTGCCGTCTTGAGATGGGAGATATGTACCTTAACACCCCCTTCCCTTCCGATCTTTAAGGCCTCCCGCACAGAACCCAAAAGGTCATCCCCCTCACTCCTCATGTGTGTAGCATATACACCATCATGACCATCTTCCCTGAGGAGCGAGGCAAGCCTCCCGAGTTCCCGTGTACCTGCATACATCCCCGGCGGGTAAATAAGGCCTGTCGAAAGGCCCTTTGCCCCTTCCTTTAGAGACCTTCTGAGCAGGACCTCCATCCTGATGATCTCATCCTCCGTGGCCTCCCTGTCCCTGTAACCGACAACCGACCCCC encodes:
- the dan gene encoding D-aminoacylase, which codes for MSFDYFIKDGIVIDGSVSDPAEANIGIKGDRIAYVGSEVFDADKVIDARDLFVSPGFIDTHGHSEFTLLADGRAETKLLQGVTTEINGNCGLSAAPLSGEALEAREDDLGEYGIRERWHTFSEYFHLLEERRTGLNFATLCGHGNLRGSVVGYRDREATEDEIIRMEVLLRRSLKEGAKGLSTGLIYPPGMYAGTRELGRLASLLREDGHDGVYATHMRSEGDDLLGSVREALKIGREGGVKVHISHLKTAGEKNWGKIEGLIGLIGESLSAGVPLTCDRYPYVASGTGLDSLLPGWAHDGGAEETLRKLREGGAAERIRGFLKSYDDNYWRGIIIASLGREENRWMEGKSVSLISEMRGVAPVDLVMGLLIEERLRVGAVFFSMSEENLRKILCLPNAMIGSDSSVRSFSGITRHGKPHPRGVGSFPRFLGRYVRDDALLPLPEAIRRLTGLPAGTFGLYLRGLIREGYFADVAVFDYNVISDNASYQDPFSRPEGVVYLFVNGIPVVYESGLTGSLPGRILH
- the fas6 gene encoding LOG family protein ORF6 in fasciation locus, which encodes MEDLQHSETWRVFRIQSELVEGFETLHNLGPAVSVFGSSRLGPGTYYYEKAVELGRMLSEDGFAVITGGGPGIMEGANKGAKMGKGKSVGLNIEIPREQIPNEHQDISLHFRYFFIRKLMFVKYAIAFIIFPGGFGTLDETFEALTLAQTKKIGPFPIILFGREYWEGLIAWFREEPLSHGTLSEEDLSNFALIDNLDEISALMNRHRRTCDTRSPSYDIEGGDSVQNPPWKAPG
- the mqnD gene encoding 1,4-dihydroxy-6-naphtoate synthase, which codes for MDKQLSLSLGYSPCPNDTFSFYALTHGKIPSGTVSFRETLNDVEALNRMAMRGTLDITKVSYHAAGLLLDRYCLLRSGSALGRGCGPLLIAREAVETDTLRGKRIAIPGRLTTAFLLLSLFDRGLTENVIPMTFDRVMEEVERGNADAGLIIHEGRFTFRSRGLVELMDLGQWWEETSGLPIPLGGMAARRTLGPEVLNETGKMIRESILYAHKNPEETMGYIRSHAREMDRDVIMDHIGLYVNNFSIDMGEDGKTAVKELISRAVAAGLFPETDMPIFCDEAR
- the kpsM gene encoding polysialic acid transport protein KpsM, which produces MPLLSEFKEIYSYRELLRNLVIRDIKKRYKRSALGFLWVMLDPLLMMIVFYVVFAGLFGRTVGNYTAYVISGITMWQLFAQATKVASLAFVQNRNLISKIYLPKSIFPISVVVSSLVHFIFSLAPLFLLIVFSGTALSGDVVFIPLVVGLIFIFSLGISLMIATLAVFFHDVTYIYDVLLMAWMYLSVIFYPVSILPGRFQTLMSFNPVYHYISLFRACLYDSTIPKTEHFVLGLFFALLSFSIGWTIYYKSRDRIIFYL
- a CDS encoding peptidase family M54; its protein translation is MWFQEAERIYLVPIGKIQWWLLEETKDPLQELFGKEVFIHNGIDFPYELVSRDREQLHSTRLIETLVGLGLRGLVLGITDYDLYVPGLNFVFGEADPIEGTGVISVKRLKKQFQEDDVDQGVLIERTIKEAVHEMGHLFGLKHCPASHCAMHFSDTVEDTDGKEKAFCEACNMTLAQIIKDSGS
- the tagH gene encoding teichoic acids export ATP-binding protein TagH, producing MIKLQDISVKYRLIRERPKTFQEHVINYLRGKRIDVEILWALKGITLDVREGEALGVIGHNGAGKSTLLKIISGVMKPSEGVRVVNGKIAPLIELGAGFDHELTGRENIYLNASILGFSRREIEEKYESIIDFSEIRDFINTPLKNYSSGMIARLGFSIATEVDPDILIVDEVLAVGDAHFKKKSKERMLDFRKRKITILFVSHSMEDVKNLCDRVLWLDHGKLKMIGESGRVIKEYQQQK